Proteins encoded by one window of Vanacampus margaritifer isolate UIUO_Vmar chromosome 17, RoL_Vmar_1.0, whole genome shotgun sequence:
- the LOC144037159 gene encoding regulating synaptic membrane exocytosis protein 2-like isoform X4 has protein sequence MERSHWWDRREATALPTQQVSWQPSTDGEHLIGRILLNKTMKDGSIHADTSALLGLKVVGGKMTDSGHLCAFITKVKRGSLADIVGHLRAGDQVVEWNGHVLQGATFNDVYNIILESKSEPQVELLVSRPIRAADSSHRQLVSSSTSFDSPMSPNAMQGPVLTGSKHVLLPRLQVKLWYDQVGHQLMVTVLGAKELPVRVDGRPRNLYVEIYFLPDRSGKSKRRTKTVKKLAEPRWNQTFMYSPVHEGEFRERTLELTVWDQAGVAEDESQFLGEVVIGLEKTTLMDDQPHWFKLLRNNFASLPRVNTSPCHQRRALQHGPAARRLHCFHRLSDGDFSDYDCEDGIGVISDSLQNGRHLYSSAHSLGEQRPSSCPGSRCDPMPGRCDAVPPRCLSPIHSANPLYPLYRDDAVRLLRGSKITRAHSDVGRHGSLDTSSLRRRRRSGAISLDSHDCYSGRLCNTSWPNGSVEDFSQNFIPDLPSEGEPFDEELLRVGRHDGSLHMSPIASPECTRRGRQLPTVPPKGAPDTFWATSTKGAATGAGAPATHLSPTPLHRQAPPTGNHQCPPLIRIQAPPPTGAPSFQQPTLTIEAANGQALSSPTPPPNAAPPPPESHQASPAPLSTAHQAPPPPITTSPPSTCHQVPPPPLRIPDQAPPPPLTTPDQYSAPAPSTYPQVPPPPAAASCAPAPPPQTPEAERRSATPGGSRKEVTWEDQQTKAANGVTKDPEKTRDNPSSKSSLSNLSDLSAESVVLDNLQSVSQAEGPEATSEDSGMGSAEKTTLQSSHSMEEGEEEEAESSKGAATPAAKSASVAGDICSLSRNDDDDDDKKRRSSLGARVMGMVGLGKKSQSASQLNPEEEEKKKKVVRLPVQRSVETGLAVEFKSRFTRQPSRDPDAEDPKPGALIFPGVKLATDKHFTCFLDGLGPAQLAGRQTLATPAMGDIQIGMVYRKERLDVEVIRARGLVGKQGNKNTPAAYVKVYLMDNGKCLLKRRTRLARKTLDPLYQQQLQFEENPEGKVLQVLLDDLDLSIMVIGWFKLFPATSLVDPALAPLTNKETEGSGAP, from the exons ATGGAGCGCAGCCATTGGTGGGATCGCAGGGAAGCCACCGCCTTGCCCACG CAACAGGTGTCATGGCAACCGTCCACGGATGGCGAGCATTTGATTGGCCGAATTTTGCTCAACAAGACCATGAAGGACGGATCCATTCACGCGGACACCAGCGCGCTGCTGGGACTCAAG GTGGTTGGCGGCAAAATGACGGATTCTGGTCATCTGTGCGCGTTCATCACTAAAGTGAAGCGAGGGAGTCTGGCGGACATTGTGGGACACCTGAGAGCAG GTGACCAGGTTGTGGAGTGGAACGGTCACGTTCTCCAAGGAGCCACCTTCAACGACGTTTACAACATCATCCTGGAGTCGAAGTCGGAGCCGCAAGTGGAGCTATTGGTGTCGCGACCAATCAG GGCTGCAGACTCCTCCCATCGGCAGCTGGTCTCCA GTTCCACTTCCTTTGACTCTCCCATGAGCCCAAACGCTATGCAAGGACCGGTCTTG ACGGGCAGCAAGCACGTTTTGCTTCCCAGACTTCAG GTGAAGCTGTGGTACGATCAAGTTGGCCATCAGCTGATGGTCACCGTCCTCGGAGCTAAAGAACTTCCTGTTCGAGTGGACGGACGGCCCCGAAACCTTTATGTTGAAATCTACTTTCTTCCTGACAGAAG CGGGAAGAGTAAGCGGAGGACAAAGACCGTGAAAAAGTTGGCAGAACCTCGGTGGAACCAGACCTTCATGTACTCTCCGGTCCACGAAGGAGAATTCCGAGAGCGCACGTTGGAGTTGACGGTCTGGGATCAGGCGGGAGTTGCCGAGGACGAGAGTCAGTTCCTTGGAGAG GTCGTGATCGGGCTGGAGAAGACCACGCTGATGGACGATCAGCCTCATTGGTTCAAACTTCTCAGGAACAATTTTGCCTCTCTGCCACGAGTCAACACCTCCCCGTGCCATCAGAGGAGAGCCCTGCAGCACGGACCCGCTGCCAGGAGGCTGCATT GTTTTCATAGGTTGAGCGATGGAGACTTTTCCGATTATGATTGTGAGGACGGCATCGGCGTAATATCAG ACTCGCTGCAGAACGGCCGACACCTCTACAGCTCGGCCCACTCTCTGGGCGAGCAAAGGCCATCGTCTTGTCCCGGTTCTCGATGTGACCCGATGCCGGGGAGGTGCGATGCGGTCCCGCCAAGGTGCTTGTCGCCAATTCACAG TGCAAACCCTCTTTACCCGCTGTACCGTGACGACGCCGTACGGCTGCTACGAGGCTCCAAGATCACTCGAGCTCACTCTGATGTCGGACGTCACGGCAGCCTGGACAC GAGCTcattgaggaggaggaggaggtccgGGGCCATCTCTCTTGATTCCCATGACTG TTACTCTGGAAGACTGTGCAACACTTCTTGGCCAAACGGGAGCGTTGAGGACTTCAG CCAGAACTTCATCCCAGATTTACCTTCGGAAGGAGAACCCTTCGACGAGGAGCTTCTGAG GGTCGGCCGGCACGACGGCTCGCTCCATATGAGTCCTATCGCAAGCCCCGAGTGCACTCGCCGAGGACGCCAGTTGCCCACTGTCCCGCCCAAAGGTGCTCCAGACACAT TTTGGGCCACGTCCACTAAAGGAGCAGCAACTGGTGCTGGAGCTCCAGCCACTCACCTCTCCCCTACCCCCCTGCACAGACAGGCTCCTCCCACTGGCAACCATCAGTGCCCTCCGCTCATTAGAATACAAGCTCCGCCTCCCACAGGAGCACCATCCTTCCAGCAGCCGACTTTGACCATTGAGGCGGCCAACGGTCAAGCCTTGTCATCTCCTACTCCTCCACCAAACGCAGCTCCTCCCCCTCCCGAATCTCATCAAGCTTCTCCCGCACCCTTATCAACCGCTCATCAAGCTCCACCCCCACCCATCACAACTTCTCCGCCCTCCACTTGTCATCAAGTTCCTCCCCCTCCCTTGAGAATTCCTGATCAagctcctccccctcccttGACAACTCCTGATCAATATTCTGCCCCTGCCCCCTCCACGTATCCTCAAGTTCCGCCTCCACCTGCAGCAGCAAGCTGTGCTCCGGCGCCGCCGCCTCAGACTCCAG AGGCGGAGAGACGTTCGGCCACGCCCGGAGGCAGCAGGAAAG AGGTCACATGGGAGGACCAGCAGACCAAAGCGGCAAACG GTGTGACGAAGGATCCGGAAAAG ACGCGGGACAACCCGTCGTCCAAGTCGTCGTTGAGCAACTTGAGCGACTTGTCGGCCGAGTCGGTCGTGCTCGACAACCTCCAAAGTGTCAG TCAGGCGGAGGGTCCGGAGGCCACGTCGGAGGACTCGGGGATGGGGTCGGCAGAAAAGACCACCCTGCAGAGCAGCCATTCGATGgaggaaggagaggaggaggaggccgaGTCATCCAA GGGAGCCGCCACACCCGCCGCCAAGTCCGCCAGCGTGGCCGGCGACATTTGTTCTCTGAGCCGtaacgacgacgacgacgacgacaagaAGCGGCGATCCAGTTTGGGGGCCCGCGTGATGGGAATGGTGGGACTGGGAAAGAAGAGCCAAAGCGCCTCGCAACTCAATCCGGAGG aggaagagaagaagaagaaggtggtGAGACTTCCCGTTCAACGGAGTGTGGAAACCGGACTGGCCGTGGAATTTAAGTCCCGCTTCACCCGACAGCCGAGCCGCGATCCCGACGCAGAGGACCCGAAGCCCGGCGC TTTGATCTTTCCGGGAGTCAAGTTGGCCACAGACAAACACTTCACCTGCTTCCTCGACGGGTTAGGCCCCGCCCAGCTGGCTGGGAGGCAGACATTGGCCACGCCTGCAATGG GCGACATCCAGATCGGGATGGTCTACAGGAAGGAGCGCCTCGACGTGGAGGTGATCCGGGCCAGGGGGCTTGTGGGTAAACAAGGCAACAAGAACACGCCAG CTGCGTATGTGAAGGTCTACCTGATGGATAACGGCAAATGTTTGTTGAAGCGGAGAACTCGCCTGGCTAGGAAAACGCTGGATCCTCTTTATCAGCAGCAGTTGCAGTTTGAAGAGAACCCGGAAGGCAAAGTTCTGCAG GTTCTACTGGACGACTTGGACCTGTCCATCATGGTGATTGGCTGGTTTAAACTGTTTCCTGCCACGTCCCTGGTGGACCCCGCTTTGGCCCCGCTTACCAATAAAGAGACGGAGGGCAGCGGCGCGCCGTAG
- the LOC144037159 gene encoding regulating synaptic membrane exocytosis protein 2-like isoform X2 has product MERSHWWDRREATALPTVSWQPSTDGEHLIGRILLNKTMKDGSIHADTSALLGLKVVGGKMTDSGHLCAFITKVKRGSLADIVGHLRAGDQVVEWNGHVLQGATFNDVYNIILESKSEPQVELLVSRPIRAADSSHRQLVSSSTSFDSPMSPNAMQGPVLTGSKHVLLPRLQVKLWYDQVGHQLMVTVLGAKELPVRVDGRPRNLYVEIYFLPDRSGKSKRRTKTVKKLAEPRWNQTFMYSPVHEGEFRERTLELTVWDQAGVAEDESQFLGEVVIGLEKTTLMDDQPHWFKLLRNNFASLPRVNTSPCHQRRALQHGPAARRLHCFHRLSDGDFSDYDCEDGIGVISDSLQNGRHLYSSAHSLGEQRPSSCPGSRCDPMPGRCDAVPPRCLSPIHSANPLYPLYRDDAVRLLRGSKITRAHSDVGRHGSLDTSSLRRRRRSGAISLDSHDCYSGRLCNTSWPNGSVEDFSQNFIPDLPSEGEPFDEELLRVGRHDGSLHMSPIASPECTRRGRQLPTVPPKGAPDTFWATSTKGAATGAGAPATHLSPTPLHRQAPPTGNHQCPPLIRIQAPPPTGAPSFQQPTLTIEAANGQALSSPTPPPNAAPPPPESHQASPAPLSTAHQAPPPPITTSPPSTCHQVPPPPLRIPDQAPPPPLTTPDQYSAPAPSTYPQVPPPPAAASCAPAPPPQTPEAERRSATPGGSRKEVTWEDQQTKAANGVTKDPEKTRDNPSSKSSLSNLSDLSAESVVLDNLQSVSQAEGPEATSEDSGMGSAEKTTLQSSHSMEEGEEEEAESSKGAATPAAKSASVAGDICSLSRNDDDDDDKKRRSSLGARVMGMVGLGKKSQSASQLNPEEEEKKKKVVRLPVQRSVETGLAVEFKSRFTRQPSRDPDAEDPKPGALIFPGVKLATDKHFTCFLDGLGPAQLAGRQTLATPAMGDIQIGMVYRKERLDVEVIRARGLVGKQGNKNTPAAYVKVYLMDNGKCLLKRRTRLARKTLDPLYQQQLQFEENPEGKVLQIIVWGDYGKMDHKSFMGAAQVLLDDLDLSIMVIGWFKLFPATSLVDPALAPLTNKETEGSGAP; this is encoded by the exons ATGGAGCGCAGCCATTGGTGGGATCGCAGGGAAGCCACCGCCTTGCCCACG GTGTCATGGCAACCGTCCACGGATGGCGAGCATTTGATTGGCCGAATTTTGCTCAACAAGACCATGAAGGACGGATCCATTCACGCGGACACCAGCGCGCTGCTGGGACTCAAG GTGGTTGGCGGCAAAATGACGGATTCTGGTCATCTGTGCGCGTTCATCACTAAAGTGAAGCGAGGGAGTCTGGCGGACATTGTGGGACACCTGAGAGCAG GTGACCAGGTTGTGGAGTGGAACGGTCACGTTCTCCAAGGAGCCACCTTCAACGACGTTTACAACATCATCCTGGAGTCGAAGTCGGAGCCGCAAGTGGAGCTATTGGTGTCGCGACCAATCAG GGCTGCAGACTCCTCCCATCGGCAGCTGGTCTCCA GTTCCACTTCCTTTGACTCTCCCATGAGCCCAAACGCTATGCAAGGACCGGTCTTG ACGGGCAGCAAGCACGTTTTGCTTCCCAGACTTCAG GTGAAGCTGTGGTACGATCAAGTTGGCCATCAGCTGATGGTCACCGTCCTCGGAGCTAAAGAACTTCCTGTTCGAGTGGACGGACGGCCCCGAAACCTTTATGTTGAAATCTACTTTCTTCCTGACAGAAG CGGGAAGAGTAAGCGGAGGACAAAGACCGTGAAAAAGTTGGCAGAACCTCGGTGGAACCAGACCTTCATGTACTCTCCGGTCCACGAAGGAGAATTCCGAGAGCGCACGTTGGAGTTGACGGTCTGGGATCAGGCGGGAGTTGCCGAGGACGAGAGTCAGTTCCTTGGAGAG GTCGTGATCGGGCTGGAGAAGACCACGCTGATGGACGATCAGCCTCATTGGTTCAAACTTCTCAGGAACAATTTTGCCTCTCTGCCACGAGTCAACACCTCCCCGTGCCATCAGAGGAGAGCCCTGCAGCACGGACCCGCTGCCAGGAGGCTGCATT GTTTTCATAGGTTGAGCGATGGAGACTTTTCCGATTATGATTGTGAGGACGGCATCGGCGTAATATCAG ACTCGCTGCAGAACGGCCGACACCTCTACAGCTCGGCCCACTCTCTGGGCGAGCAAAGGCCATCGTCTTGTCCCGGTTCTCGATGTGACCCGATGCCGGGGAGGTGCGATGCGGTCCCGCCAAGGTGCTTGTCGCCAATTCACAG TGCAAACCCTCTTTACCCGCTGTACCGTGACGACGCCGTACGGCTGCTACGAGGCTCCAAGATCACTCGAGCTCACTCTGATGTCGGACGTCACGGCAGCCTGGACAC GAGCTcattgaggaggaggaggaggtccgGGGCCATCTCTCTTGATTCCCATGACTG TTACTCTGGAAGACTGTGCAACACTTCTTGGCCAAACGGGAGCGTTGAGGACTTCAG CCAGAACTTCATCCCAGATTTACCTTCGGAAGGAGAACCCTTCGACGAGGAGCTTCTGAG GGTCGGCCGGCACGACGGCTCGCTCCATATGAGTCCTATCGCAAGCCCCGAGTGCACTCGCCGAGGACGCCAGTTGCCCACTGTCCCGCCCAAAGGTGCTCCAGACACAT TTTGGGCCACGTCCACTAAAGGAGCAGCAACTGGTGCTGGAGCTCCAGCCACTCACCTCTCCCCTACCCCCCTGCACAGACAGGCTCCTCCCACTGGCAACCATCAGTGCCCTCCGCTCATTAGAATACAAGCTCCGCCTCCCACAGGAGCACCATCCTTCCAGCAGCCGACTTTGACCATTGAGGCGGCCAACGGTCAAGCCTTGTCATCTCCTACTCCTCCACCAAACGCAGCTCCTCCCCCTCCCGAATCTCATCAAGCTTCTCCCGCACCCTTATCAACCGCTCATCAAGCTCCACCCCCACCCATCACAACTTCTCCGCCCTCCACTTGTCATCAAGTTCCTCCCCCTCCCTTGAGAATTCCTGATCAagctcctccccctcccttGACAACTCCTGATCAATATTCTGCCCCTGCCCCCTCCACGTATCCTCAAGTTCCGCCTCCACCTGCAGCAGCAAGCTGTGCTCCGGCGCCGCCGCCTCAGACTCCAG AGGCGGAGAGACGTTCGGCCACGCCCGGAGGCAGCAGGAAAG AGGTCACATGGGAGGACCAGCAGACCAAAGCGGCAAACG GTGTGACGAAGGATCCGGAAAAG ACGCGGGACAACCCGTCGTCCAAGTCGTCGTTGAGCAACTTGAGCGACTTGTCGGCCGAGTCGGTCGTGCTCGACAACCTCCAAAGTGTCAG TCAGGCGGAGGGTCCGGAGGCCACGTCGGAGGACTCGGGGATGGGGTCGGCAGAAAAGACCACCCTGCAGAGCAGCCATTCGATGgaggaaggagaggaggaggaggccgaGTCATCCAA GGGAGCCGCCACACCCGCCGCCAAGTCCGCCAGCGTGGCCGGCGACATTTGTTCTCTGAGCCGtaacgacgacgacgacgacgacaagaAGCGGCGATCCAGTTTGGGGGCCCGCGTGATGGGAATGGTGGGACTGGGAAAGAAGAGCCAAAGCGCCTCGCAACTCAATCCGGAGG aggaagagaagaagaagaaggtggtGAGACTTCCCGTTCAACGGAGTGTGGAAACCGGACTGGCCGTGGAATTTAAGTCCCGCTTCACCCGACAGCCGAGCCGCGATCCCGACGCAGAGGACCCGAAGCCCGGCGC TTTGATCTTTCCGGGAGTCAAGTTGGCCACAGACAAACACTTCACCTGCTTCCTCGACGGGTTAGGCCCCGCCCAGCTGGCTGGGAGGCAGACATTGGCCACGCCTGCAATGG GCGACATCCAGATCGGGATGGTCTACAGGAAGGAGCGCCTCGACGTGGAGGTGATCCGGGCCAGGGGGCTTGTGGGTAAACAAGGCAACAAGAACACGCCAG CTGCGTATGTGAAGGTCTACCTGATGGATAACGGCAAATGTTTGTTGAAGCGGAGAACTCGCCTGGCTAGGAAAACGCTGGATCCTCTTTATCAGCAGCAGTTGCAGTTTGAAGAGAACCCGGAAGGCAAAGTTCTGCAG ATCATCGTGTGGGGCGATTACGGCAAGATGGACCATAAATCCTTCATGGGCGCCGCTCAGGTTCTACTGGACGACTTGGACCTGTCCATCATGGTGATTGGCTGGTTTAAACTGTTTCCTGCCACGTCCCTGGTGGACCCCGCTTTGGCCCCGCTTACCAATAAAGAGACGGAGGGCAGCGGCGCGCCGTAG
- the LOC144037159 gene encoding regulating synaptic membrane exocytosis protein 2-like isoform X1 — protein sequence MERSHWWDRREATALPTQQVSWQPSTDGEHLIGRILLNKTMKDGSIHADTSALLGLKVVGGKMTDSGHLCAFITKVKRGSLADIVGHLRAGDQVVEWNGHVLQGATFNDVYNIILESKSEPQVELLVSRPIRAADSSHRQLVSSSTSFDSPMSPNAMQGPVLTGSKHVLLPRLQVKLWYDQVGHQLMVTVLGAKELPVRVDGRPRNLYVEIYFLPDRSGKSKRRTKTVKKLAEPRWNQTFMYSPVHEGEFRERTLELTVWDQAGVAEDESQFLGEVVIGLEKTTLMDDQPHWFKLLRNNFASLPRVNTSPCHQRRALQHGPAARRLHCFHRLSDGDFSDYDCEDGIGVISDSLQNGRHLYSSAHSLGEQRPSSCPGSRCDPMPGRCDAVPPRCLSPIHSANPLYPLYRDDAVRLLRGSKITRAHSDVGRHGSLDTSSLRRRRRSGAISLDSHDCYSGRLCNTSWPNGSVEDFSQNFIPDLPSEGEPFDEELLRVGRHDGSLHMSPIASPECTRRGRQLPTVPPKGAPDTFWATSTKGAATGAGAPATHLSPTPLHRQAPPTGNHQCPPLIRIQAPPPTGAPSFQQPTLTIEAANGQALSSPTPPPNAAPPPPESHQASPAPLSTAHQAPPPPITTSPPSTCHQVPPPPLRIPDQAPPPPLTTPDQYSAPAPSTYPQVPPPPAAASCAPAPPPQTPEAERRSATPGGSRKEVTWEDQQTKAANGVTKDPEKTRDNPSSKSSLSNLSDLSAESVVLDNLQSVSQAEGPEATSEDSGMGSAEKTTLQSSHSMEEGEEEEAESSKGAATPAAKSASVAGDICSLSRNDDDDDDKKRRSSLGARVMGMVGLGKKSQSASQLNPEEEEKKKKVVRLPVQRSVETGLAVEFKSRFTRQPSRDPDAEDPKPGALIFPGVKLATDKHFTCFLDGLGPAQLAGRQTLATPAMGDIQIGMVYRKERLDVEVIRARGLVGKQGNKNTPAAYVKVYLMDNGKCLLKRRTRLARKTLDPLYQQQLQFEENPEGKVLQIIVWGDYGKMDHKSFMGAAQVLLDDLDLSIMVIGWFKLFPATSLVDPALAPLTNKETEGSGAP from the exons ATGGAGCGCAGCCATTGGTGGGATCGCAGGGAAGCCACCGCCTTGCCCACG CAACAGGTGTCATGGCAACCGTCCACGGATGGCGAGCATTTGATTGGCCGAATTTTGCTCAACAAGACCATGAAGGACGGATCCATTCACGCGGACACCAGCGCGCTGCTGGGACTCAAG GTGGTTGGCGGCAAAATGACGGATTCTGGTCATCTGTGCGCGTTCATCACTAAAGTGAAGCGAGGGAGTCTGGCGGACATTGTGGGACACCTGAGAGCAG GTGACCAGGTTGTGGAGTGGAACGGTCACGTTCTCCAAGGAGCCACCTTCAACGACGTTTACAACATCATCCTGGAGTCGAAGTCGGAGCCGCAAGTGGAGCTATTGGTGTCGCGACCAATCAG GGCTGCAGACTCCTCCCATCGGCAGCTGGTCTCCA GTTCCACTTCCTTTGACTCTCCCATGAGCCCAAACGCTATGCAAGGACCGGTCTTG ACGGGCAGCAAGCACGTTTTGCTTCCCAGACTTCAG GTGAAGCTGTGGTACGATCAAGTTGGCCATCAGCTGATGGTCACCGTCCTCGGAGCTAAAGAACTTCCTGTTCGAGTGGACGGACGGCCCCGAAACCTTTATGTTGAAATCTACTTTCTTCCTGACAGAAG CGGGAAGAGTAAGCGGAGGACAAAGACCGTGAAAAAGTTGGCAGAACCTCGGTGGAACCAGACCTTCATGTACTCTCCGGTCCACGAAGGAGAATTCCGAGAGCGCACGTTGGAGTTGACGGTCTGGGATCAGGCGGGAGTTGCCGAGGACGAGAGTCAGTTCCTTGGAGAG GTCGTGATCGGGCTGGAGAAGACCACGCTGATGGACGATCAGCCTCATTGGTTCAAACTTCTCAGGAACAATTTTGCCTCTCTGCCACGAGTCAACACCTCCCCGTGCCATCAGAGGAGAGCCCTGCAGCACGGACCCGCTGCCAGGAGGCTGCATT GTTTTCATAGGTTGAGCGATGGAGACTTTTCCGATTATGATTGTGAGGACGGCATCGGCGTAATATCAG ACTCGCTGCAGAACGGCCGACACCTCTACAGCTCGGCCCACTCTCTGGGCGAGCAAAGGCCATCGTCTTGTCCCGGTTCTCGATGTGACCCGATGCCGGGGAGGTGCGATGCGGTCCCGCCAAGGTGCTTGTCGCCAATTCACAG TGCAAACCCTCTTTACCCGCTGTACCGTGACGACGCCGTACGGCTGCTACGAGGCTCCAAGATCACTCGAGCTCACTCTGATGTCGGACGTCACGGCAGCCTGGACAC GAGCTcattgaggaggaggaggaggtccgGGGCCATCTCTCTTGATTCCCATGACTG TTACTCTGGAAGACTGTGCAACACTTCTTGGCCAAACGGGAGCGTTGAGGACTTCAG CCAGAACTTCATCCCAGATTTACCTTCGGAAGGAGAACCCTTCGACGAGGAGCTTCTGAG GGTCGGCCGGCACGACGGCTCGCTCCATATGAGTCCTATCGCAAGCCCCGAGTGCACTCGCCGAGGACGCCAGTTGCCCACTGTCCCGCCCAAAGGTGCTCCAGACACAT TTTGGGCCACGTCCACTAAAGGAGCAGCAACTGGTGCTGGAGCTCCAGCCACTCACCTCTCCCCTACCCCCCTGCACAGACAGGCTCCTCCCACTGGCAACCATCAGTGCCCTCCGCTCATTAGAATACAAGCTCCGCCTCCCACAGGAGCACCATCCTTCCAGCAGCCGACTTTGACCATTGAGGCGGCCAACGGTCAAGCCTTGTCATCTCCTACTCCTCCACCAAACGCAGCTCCTCCCCCTCCCGAATCTCATCAAGCTTCTCCCGCACCCTTATCAACCGCTCATCAAGCTCCACCCCCACCCATCACAACTTCTCCGCCCTCCACTTGTCATCAAGTTCCTCCCCCTCCCTTGAGAATTCCTGATCAagctcctccccctcccttGACAACTCCTGATCAATATTCTGCCCCTGCCCCCTCCACGTATCCTCAAGTTCCGCCTCCACCTGCAGCAGCAAGCTGTGCTCCGGCGCCGCCGCCTCAGACTCCAG AGGCGGAGAGACGTTCGGCCACGCCCGGAGGCAGCAGGAAAG AGGTCACATGGGAGGACCAGCAGACCAAAGCGGCAAACG GTGTGACGAAGGATCCGGAAAAG ACGCGGGACAACCCGTCGTCCAAGTCGTCGTTGAGCAACTTGAGCGACTTGTCGGCCGAGTCGGTCGTGCTCGACAACCTCCAAAGTGTCAG TCAGGCGGAGGGTCCGGAGGCCACGTCGGAGGACTCGGGGATGGGGTCGGCAGAAAAGACCACCCTGCAGAGCAGCCATTCGATGgaggaaggagaggaggaggaggccgaGTCATCCAA GGGAGCCGCCACACCCGCCGCCAAGTCCGCCAGCGTGGCCGGCGACATTTGTTCTCTGAGCCGtaacgacgacgacgacgacgacaagaAGCGGCGATCCAGTTTGGGGGCCCGCGTGATGGGAATGGTGGGACTGGGAAAGAAGAGCCAAAGCGCCTCGCAACTCAATCCGGAGG aggaagagaagaagaagaaggtggtGAGACTTCCCGTTCAACGGAGTGTGGAAACCGGACTGGCCGTGGAATTTAAGTCCCGCTTCACCCGACAGCCGAGCCGCGATCCCGACGCAGAGGACCCGAAGCCCGGCGC TTTGATCTTTCCGGGAGTCAAGTTGGCCACAGACAAACACTTCACCTGCTTCCTCGACGGGTTAGGCCCCGCCCAGCTGGCTGGGAGGCAGACATTGGCCACGCCTGCAATGG GCGACATCCAGATCGGGATGGTCTACAGGAAGGAGCGCCTCGACGTGGAGGTGATCCGGGCCAGGGGGCTTGTGGGTAAACAAGGCAACAAGAACACGCCAG CTGCGTATGTGAAGGTCTACCTGATGGATAACGGCAAATGTTTGTTGAAGCGGAGAACTCGCCTGGCTAGGAAAACGCTGGATCCTCTTTATCAGCAGCAGTTGCAGTTTGAAGAGAACCCGGAAGGCAAAGTTCTGCAG ATCATCGTGTGGGGCGATTACGGCAAGATGGACCATAAATCCTTCATGGGCGCCGCTCAGGTTCTACTGGACGACTTGGACCTGTCCATCATGGTGATTGGCTGGTTTAAACTGTTTCCTGCCACGTCCCTGGTGGACCCCGCTTTGGCCCCGCTTACCAATAAAGAGACGGAGGGCAGCGGCGCGCCGTAG